In Vreelandella piezotolerans, one genomic interval encodes:
- the sppA gene encoding signal peptide peptidase SppA codes for MSDDQRRDERHGEAPSSRDPSSEHDRWTQGPEVPAQQKRAAQTDHQEDDAETLRERQRLAQLEMMDRWIGGVLTEQRRSRRWKLFFRLMLLALVLISLTTTLYRVFLAEPTAAVPAQQHLALIEVHGVIASDAPANAERIIQGLNRAWDNAGVVAVVLHIDSPGGSPVQSQRIYTEIMRLREQGDKPIIAVIEDIGASGAYYVASAADEIVASPASLVGSIGVIYAGFGFQEAIAELGVERRVMTAGENKAFLDPFQPLDEDVARFWQSVLTQTHEQFIGDVRAGRGERLSDNPDIFSGLVWSGEQALGLGLVDELASLEQVARAQVGEASWENYTPRLDPFERLTRRFTQAAAEVLGVHTSHAPIKFQAQ; via the coding sequence ATGAGTGATGATCAGCGGCGTGACGAGCGCCATGGAGAGGCACCCAGCAGCCGTGATCCATCGAGTGAGCATGATCGCTGGACGCAAGGACCTGAAGTGCCTGCGCAGCAAAAGCGGGCAGCGCAGACAGATCACCAAGAGGACGATGCAGAGACCCTAAGAGAGCGTCAGCGGCTAGCTCAGCTTGAGATGATGGATCGTTGGATCGGTGGTGTGCTGACCGAGCAGCGTAGAAGCCGCCGCTGGAAGCTATTCTTTAGGTTGATGTTACTCGCGCTGGTGCTCATCTCGCTGACGACGACGCTCTATCGGGTATTTTTGGCAGAACCTACCGCTGCAGTGCCCGCGCAGCAACACTTGGCGTTGATAGAAGTGCACGGAGTGATTGCCAGCGATGCGCCTGCCAATGCGGAGCGCATCATCCAAGGTTTGAATCGAGCCTGGGACAATGCCGGTGTTGTCGCCGTGGTGCTGCACATCGACAGCCCGGGAGGAAGTCCTGTCCAGTCTCAACGTATTTATACCGAAATCATGCGCCTGCGCGAGCAGGGCGATAAGCCGATCATTGCAGTGATCGAAGATATCGGTGCCAGCGGTGCTTACTACGTTGCGTCGGCGGCAGACGAGATCGTTGCGTCTCCGGCCAGCTTGGTGGGATCGATTGGCGTGATTTATGCGGGATTTGGCTTTCAAGAAGCCATTGCCGAGCTGGGAGTCGAGCGCCGAGTCATGACGGCGGGTGAGAACAAGGCGTTTCTAGACCCCTTTCAGCCGTTGGACGAGGACGTGGCGCGCTTTTGGCAAAGCGTGCTCACCCAAACGCATGAGCAATTCATTGGTGATGTGCGAGCGGGGCGCGGAGAGCGTTTGAGCGATAACCCGGATATTTTTTCCGGGCTAGTCTGGAGCGGCGAGCAGGCGCTTGGCTTAGGGTTGGTCGATGAGTTGGCGAGTCTAGAGCAGGTTGCCCGTGCTCAGGTGGGCGAGGCGTCCTGGGAGAACTACACGCCTCGTTTAGATCCCTTCGAGCGGCTAACGCGCCGATTTACTCAAGCGGCTGCCGAGGTGCTGGGTGTGCACACTAGTCATGCGCCGATAAAGTTTCAGGCCCAGTAG
- a CDS encoding Maf family protein produces the protein MQNAPLVLASSSRFRQALLDRLQLPYQCHSPDIDETPLDYESPQALVHRLALSKANAVAERFPHHCIIGSDQIALFEGDILGKPHTPERARANLARFSGRKVTFLTGLALVDTRHQRHHVHIEPFEVVFRTLSEQEIERYVALEQPLDSAGSFRMEGLGITLFERLEGRDPNALIGLPLIALCDMLRHVGMNPLATSDATGPETLSAHD, from the coding sequence ATGCAAAACGCCCCCCTCGTCCTTGCGTCTAGCTCTCGCTTTCGCCAAGCGCTGCTAGACCGTCTGCAGCTACCTTACCAATGTCACTCCCCTGACATCGACGAGACGCCCCTCGATTACGAATCCCCGCAGGCACTCGTTCACCGCCTTGCGCTGAGCAAAGCCAACGCGGTGGCCGAGCGTTTCCCCCACCACTGTATCATTGGCTCTGATCAAATTGCCCTGTTCGAAGGTGACATTCTCGGCAAACCACACACACCGGAGCGCGCACGTGCCAATCTGGCGCGTTTTTCGGGCCGTAAGGTCACGTTCTTGACGGGACTCGCTCTGGTCGACACGCGACATCAGCGCCACCACGTGCATATCGAGCCGTTCGAGGTGGTATTCCGCACCTTGAGCGAACAGGAAATAGAACGTTACGTTGCCCTTGAGCAACCCCTCGATAGCGCCGGAAGCTTTCGCATGGAGGGGTTGGGAATCACACTATTCGAGCGTCTGGAGGGCCGTGACCCCAACGCATTGATCGGACTGCCCCTCATCGCCCTTTGCGACATGCTTCGCCACGTGGGCATGAACCCCTTGGCGACGTCTGACGCTACTGGGCCTGAAACTTTATCGGCGCATGACTAG